One window of Spirulina subsalsa PCC 9445 genomic DNA carries:
- a CDS encoding glycosyltransferase family 2 protein produces the protein MNFNPLVTIGIPTCNRVKGLQHTIECALAQNYENIEILIADNCTEPETEINTLIKSYSTNPKIRYYRHDQNRGATYNFEFILRNANGEFCIWFCDDDDYNDPDLISNYVSALMSSPNSVLAIGDVEYVDGIGKIFIKDEPPYGLQGSLFKRLTRYLTTDITDNLMYGMFRTSYMRNFKFERNVSTPEKFLILYLLSLGSVVDVPNVSYRNIYSFKTSVENVDNQLMKNHFLVWYKKSYEYLPLGYAVYFSLLYTFIHIPKLSWPVRKLFGYPKKHSARKYFCEPVRTKLNHD, from the coding sequence GCAACAGAGTAAAAGGCTTGCAGCATACAATTGAATGTGCCCTTGCACAAAATTATGAGAATATTGAAATATTGATTGCAGATAACTGTACAGAACCAGAAACTGAAATTAATACCCTTATTAAAAGCTACTCAACAAACCCTAAAATTAGATACTATCGGCACGATCAGAATCGAGGTGCTACCTACAATTTTGAATTTATTTTAAGAAATGCTAATGGTGAGTTTTGTATCTGGTTTTGTGATGATGATGATTATAACGATCCAGATTTAATTTCTAACTATGTGTCTGCATTGATGAGTAGTCCAAATAGTGTTTTGGCTATCGGAGATGTAGAATATGTAGATGGTATTGGAAAAATCTTTATAAAAGATGAGCCTCCATATGGTTTACAGGGTTCGCTCTTCAAAAGACTTACAAGATATTTGACTACAGACATAACAGATAATTTGATGTATGGAATGTTTAGAACCTCATATATGCGTAACTTTAAATTTGAAAGAAACGTATCAACACCTGAAAAGTTTTTGATTTTATATTTATTGTCTTTGGGTTCAGTGGTTGATGTTCCCAATGTTAGCTATCGTAACATCTACAGCTTTAAAACCAGTGTGGAGAATGTTGATAATCAATTGATGAAAAATCATTTTTTGGTTTGGTACAAAAAATCTTATGAATATTTACCATTGGGTTATGCAGTTTACTTTTCATTACTCTATACATTTATCCACATCCCGAAGCTAAGTTGGCCAGTTAGAAAACTGTTTGGTTATCCTAAGAAACACTCGGCTAGGAAATATTTTTGCGAACCAGTAAGAACTAAACTTAATCATGACTAA
- a CDS encoding carbamoyltransferase C-terminal domain-containing protein, with translation MTNFFLGIHYGHNATVAVVHNGKLIFCQSEERLNRIKNSTGFPEKTLAYIYENICQPNLVESATLFQQSLHGYLFLKQHQFKPFQYGYFLSPEIKNAGKFQSSELMWKLSQWKARSVTEKNQSLYKESLEYWSSATRLPPEKIRFMKHHAAHAYSVFPHIQDWSQALVFTLDGVGDYVSATVSRISGEKLELIQKTDHRNSLGYFYSAITALLGMKAGEHEFKVMGLAPYSSEKYYKSILDKLRQLIWIDETGQFVSKYPPTALTRVLDSIILHQRFDNVAGAIQALVEELIIQWIRYWTEKTGIRNVAVSGGVFMNVKACQKVLQQVEMDRYFVMPSAADESTAIGAAYWGTMQSTKSSKLKPFEDLYLGMTYSEQDIEEELINSKVEQRYLIRRPENISRSVAQLLADNEVVARYAGRMEFGARALGNRSILANPSNFETIELINASIKNRDFWMPFTPSILDSDMPRYIVNHNKIFAPYMVITFDTTDLARQHLKAAIHPRDKTARPQCVLQQWNPEYYELISEFKKLTGIGAVLNTSFNLHGEPNVCSPRDAIHTMDNSGLRYLAIGHYLLEKRETI, from the coding sequence ATGACTAACTTCTTTCTTGGCATTCACTACGGGCATAATGCAACAGTTGCAGTAGTCCACAATGGCAAACTGATCTTTTGCCAAAGCGAAGAGCGGCTAAACCGAATCAAGAATTCCACTGGGTTTCCAGAAAAAACTCTAGCTTACATATATGAAAACATCTGCCAGCCAAACCTTGTTGAATCAGCTACTTTATTTCAGCAATCTCTTCACGGATATTTATTTTTAAAACAGCATCAATTTAAACCTTTTCAATATGGCTATTTTTTATCGCCTGAAATCAAAAATGCTGGTAAATTTCAATCATCAGAACTTATGTGGAAGCTTTCACAGTGGAAAGCTAGAAGTGTCACTGAAAAAAATCAGTCTTTGTACAAAGAAAGTCTTGAGTATTGGAGTTCTGCAACTAGATTGCCACCGGAAAAAATTCGTTTTATGAAGCATCATGCCGCTCATGCCTACAGTGTGTTTCCGCATATCCAGGACTGGAGTCAAGCATTAGTTTTTACTTTAGATGGAGTGGGAGACTATGTTTCAGCTACAGTAAGTAGGATTTCTGGAGAAAAACTTGAGCTAATTCAAAAGACAGACCACCGAAACTCGTTAGGCTATTTCTACTCAGCGATTACAGCACTCCTTGGCATGAAAGCTGGAGAACATGAATTCAAAGTCATGGGTCTCGCCCCTTATTCATCTGAGAAATACTACAAGTCAATCCTTGATAAACTTCGTCAGTTAATCTGGATTGACGAAACTGGCCAATTTGTCTCCAAGTATCCGCCAACTGCATTAACGAGAGTGCTAGATTCGATAATTCTTCACCAGCGATTCGATAACGTAGCTGGTGCGATTCAGGCATTAGTGGAAGAACTAATTATCCAATGGATTCGCTACTGGACAGAAAAAACAGGTATTCGCAACGTTGCCGTATCAGGTGGAGTATTCATGAATGTTAAGGCTTGCCAGAAGGTTTTGCAGCAGGTTGAAATGGATCGGTACTTTGTTATGCCATCGGCAGCAGATGAAAGTACAGCCATAGGCGCAGCCTATTGGGGAACTATGCAATCAACTAAATCCAGTAAGCTCAAGCCATTTGAAGACCTATATTTAGGCATGACCTATTCTGAGCAAGATATTGAAGAGGAATTGATTAATTCAAAAGTTGAGCAACGCTACTTAATCCGTCGCCCAGAAAATATTAGCCGTAGCGTAGCGCAATTGCTAGCTGATAATGAGGTCGTTGCTCGATATGCGGGGAGAATGGAATTCGGTGCTAGGGCTTTAGGAAATCGCTCGATTCTAGCGAATCCAAGTAACTTTGAAACTATCGAGTTAATTAATGCTTCCATTAAGAACCGTGATTTCTGGATGCCCTTCACTCCAAGCATCCTCGATAGTGATATGCCAAGGTATATCGTAAATCACAACAAAATATTTGCTCCCTACATGGTGATTACCTTTGATACTACTGATCTTGCCCGTCAGCACTTGAAAGCCGCCATTCACCCTCGTGATAAAACAGCCAGACCCCAGTGCGTGCTGCAACAGTGGAATCCTGAGTATTATGAACTCATTTCCGAATTCAAAAAACTAACTGGAATTGGTGCTGTCTTAAACACAAGTTTTAATCTGCATGGAGAACCAAATGTTTGCTCACCAAGGGATGCTATTCATACAATGGACAACTCGGGGTTACGGTAT